One part of the uncultured Bacteroides sp. genome encodes these proteins:
- a CDS encoding OmpA family protein, whose amino-acid sequence MKKKLILLAISFFCIGGFAQSQEKALKQYGFWDNWFIQGQAGIGYTIGEPDFDKLISPTAALSIGKYFTPYAGMRLQVGGWQGRAGWDWKDDNYSWNYAAVYLDGLFNMTNIFCSYKENRGFNLYGIVGVGYNHGFKNSPNALASDNCVARIGLQPSFRINEVWDFNVELNGNAVSDAFNSKYGSENDFYFNLMVGFTYKFKNRGFELVKPYDEALVNSLNDEINQQRATIESLKANPKTIVKTEKVYVTDTVSYFNTPVLFTIGKSAVGVNQEVYVYTVAQYLKENPNAKITITGYADAGTGSKAFNQKISEKRAKSVANELINKYSISSDRIKVIEGKGDSVQPYSKNNWNRVVICVAD is encoded by the coding sequence ATGAAAAAGAAACTTATTCTTTTAGCAATTTCTTTCTTTTGTATAGGAGGATTTGCACAATCACAAGAGAAAGCCTTAAAGCAATATGGCTTCTGGGATAATTGGTTTATCCAAGGTCAGGCAGGAATTGGTTATACAATTGGTGAACCCGATTTTGATAAATTGATTTCTCCAACTGCAGCCCTTTCTATAGGGAAGTATTTTACTCCATATGCAGGTATGCGTTTGCAAGTTGGAGGATGGCAAGGTAGAGCAGGATGGGATTGGAAAGACGACAACTATAGCTGGAATTATGCTGCAGTTTATCTGGATGGCCTTTTTAATATGACCAATATTTTCTGTTCTTATAAAGAAAACCGAGGTTTTAACCTTTATGGGATCGTGGGAGTAGGATATAATCATGGTTTTAAGAACTCTCCTAATGCATTAGCATCTGATAACTGTGTTGCCAGAATTGGATTGCAGCCAAGTTTTCGCATAAATGAAGTATGGGATTTTAATGTGGAGCTAAATGGTAATGCTGTAAGCGATGCATTTAATTCCAAATACGGATCTGAAAATGACTTCTATTTCAATCTTATGGTTGGCTTTACATACAAATTTAAAAATAGAGGATTTGAATTAGTTAAGCCTTATGATGAAGCACTAGTTAATTCTTTGAATGATGAGATTAATCAGCAGAGAGCAACTATTGAATCTTTAAAAGCTAATCCAAAGACTATTGTTAAAACAGAAAAAGTATACGTAACAGATACTGTATCATATTTTAATACGCCGGTTCTTTTCACTATTGGAAAATCTGCTGTAGGTGTTAATCAGGAAGTTTATGTGTATACTGTTGCTCAATACTTGAAAGAGAATCCAAATGCAAAGATAACTATAACAGGTTATGCTGATGCAGGCACAGGTTCAAAGGCATTTAATCAGAAGATCTCTGAAAAACGTGCAAAATCTGTGGCTAATGAATTGATTAATAAATATAGCATATCTTCCGATCGTATTAAGGTTATTGAAGGTAAGGGTGATAGTGTTCAACCTTATTCTAAAAATAACTGGAATAGAGTAGTTATATGTGTTGCAGATTGA
- the ybeY gene encoding rRNA maturation RNase YbeY produces MAISYQTDGIKIPAIKKRETTAWIKAVASSYEKKVGEIAYIFCSDEKILEVNKEYLQHDYYTDIITFDYCEDNIISGDIFISLDTVKSNSEQFNTSYNDELHRTIIHGILHLCGINDKGEGEREIMEAEENKALALLK; encoded by the coding sequence ATGGCTATAAGTTATCAGACAGACGGGATAAAAATACCCGCTATAAAGAAGAGAGAGACTACTGCATGGATTAAAGCAGTGGCAAGTTCATACGAAAAAAAGGTTGGGGAAATAGCGTATATTTTTTGTTCAGACGAGAAAATCCTTGAAGTAAACAAAGAGTATCTGCAACATGATTATTATACCGATATAATAACGTTCGACTATTGTGAAGACAATATTATTTCTGGAGATATCTTTATCAGCCTTGATACGGTTAAAAGCAATTCAGAACAATTTAATACATCCTATAATGATGAGTTGCACCGGACTATAATACATGGTATACTCCATCTATGCGGAATAAACGACAAAGGTGAAGGTGAACGTGAAATAATGGAGGCTGAAGAGAATAAAGCTTTAGCACTATTAAAATAA
- a CDS encoding oligosaccharide flippase family protein, with protein sequence MAGLKSLAKDTAIYGVSSIVGRFLNYLLVPLYTAKLSAASGGYGVITNMYSITALLLVILTYGMETGFFRFVNKKNEDPTIVYSTTLISVGVSSLLFILLCFVSLQPISTFLGYENNPDFVAMMAIVVALDSFQCIPFAYLRYKKRPIKFAAMKFLFIIPNILLNIFFFVCCPWLLAHFPASVSWFYNPSYGVGYAFVANVICTVIQQIAFYRELTGFKYKFKKSLWKEMMIYSFPILILGIAGILNQVVDKIIFPFLFTDQNEARVQLGIYGAASKVAMVMTMFTQAFRYAYEPFVFGKNKEEGSKKLYADAMKYFIIVSLIAYLGVMFYLDIFRYIIDKSYWDGLDCVSIVMLAAILNGIYFNLSFWYKLIDKTIWGAYFSGIGCFLIIILNVIFVPHYGYMACAWASLVGYAIVTILSYVVGQKKYPINYDMVRIGKYCLLTIVLYAISEFVKIDNILLRLCFKTILFSIFIAYIIKKDFPLKQIPIINRFVKK encoded by the coding sequence ATGGCCGGATTAAAATCGTTGGCAAAAGATACTGCAATTTATGGTGTGAGCAGTATTGTTGGTCGTTTTTTGAATTATTTATTAGTTCCACTCTATACAGCTAAATTATCTGCTGCTTCAGGAGGATACGGTGTAATAACGAATATGTATTCCATAACCGCACTTTTGCTGGTTATTTTAACGTATGGAATGGAAACTGGATTTTTCCGTTTTGTGAATAAGAAAAACGAGGATCCAACGATTGTTTACTCAACCACATTAATATCTGTAGGTGTAAGTTCATTACTTTTTATTTTATTGTGTTTTGTCTCTCTTCAACCGATATCCACTTTCCTGGGATATGAAAATAATCCTGACTTTGTTGCTATGATGGCAATTGTGGTTGCGCTTGATTCTTTTCAATGCATTCCTTTTGCTTATCTTCGATACAAGAAAAGACCGATAAAGTTTGCTGCAATGAAGTTTTTATTCATTATTCCAAATATTCTTTTGAATATCTTCTTCTTTGTCTGTTGTCCATGGTTATTAGCTCATTTCCCAGCTTCAGTTTCCTGGTTTTATAATCCAAGCTATGGAGTTGGTTATGCATTTGTGGCCAATGTTATCTGCACAGTGATTCAGCAAATCGCTTTTTATCGTGAATTGACCGGCTTTAAATACAAATTCAAGAAGTCATTGTGGAAAGAGATGATGATTTATTCTTTTCCAATTCTTATCCTGGGAATAGCCGGAATATTAAATCAGGTAGTTGATAAGATTATTTTTCCTTTCCTCTTTACAGATCAGAATGAGGCCCGCGTACAACTTGGTATTTATGGGGCAGCAAGTAAAGTAGCAATGGTTATGACCATGTTTACTCAAGCTTTCCGTTATGCTTATGAACCTTTTGTTTTCGGGAAAAATAAGGAAGAGGGCAGTAAGAAACTATATGCTGATGCAATGAAGTATTTTATTATAGTTTCGCTGATTGCCTATCTTGGAGTAATGTTTTATCTTGATATTTTCCGCTACATAATAGACAAAAGTTATTGGGACGGGCTAGATTGTGTTTCAATCGTTATGCTTGCTGCTATACTGAATGGTATTTATTTTAATTTGTCGTTTTGGTATAAGTTGATAGATAAGACAATCTGGGGCGCATATTTCTCTGGAATTGGTTGCTTCTTAATCATTATTCTGAATGTTATTTTTGTTCCCCATTATGGCTACATGGCTTGTGCATGGGCCAGTCTTGTAGGGTATGCTATAGTTACGATTCTTTCTTATGTAGTTGGGCAAAAGAAATACCCTATAAATTATGATATGGTGAGAATTGGAAAATATTGTTTGCTTACTATAGTTCTTTATGCTATTTCTGAATTTGTGAAAATAGATAATATTTTATTACGTTTGTGCTTTAAAACCATTTTATTCTCTATCTTTATTGCATATATTATTAAGAAGGATTTTCCATTGAAGCAAATTCCGATTATTAATCGTTTTGTAAAGAAATGA
- the ruvB gene encoding Holliday junction branch migration DNA helicase RuvB has protein sequence MEEKFDIRDNQLTTKEKDYENALRPLDFESFSGQDKVVDNLRIFVKAARLRAEALDHVLLHGPPGLGKTTLSNIIANELGVGFKITSGPVLDKPGDLAGVLTSLEPNDVLFIDEIHRLSPVVEEYLYSAMEDYRIDIMIDKGPSARSIQIDLSPFTLVGATTRSGLLTAPLRARFGINLHLEYYDDDILSGIIKRSAKILDVPCSSDAAGEIASRSRGTPRIANALLRRVRDFAQVKGSGVIDTEIANYALEALNIDKYGLDEVDNKILCTIIDKFKGGPVGITTIATALGEDPGTIEEVYEPFLIKEGFLKRTPRGREVTELAYKHLGRSLYSSQKTLFD, from the coding sequence ATGGAAGAAAAATTTGATATACGAGATAATCAGCTTACTACAAAAGAAAAGGATTATGAGAACGCTTTGCGTCCCTTAGATTTTGAGTCTTTTAGTGGGCAGGACAAGGTGGTAGATAACCTTCGTATATTTGTTAAGGCTGCTCGTCTTCGAGCTGAAGCTCTTGATCATGTATTACTTCACGGACCTCCCGGATTGGGAAAAACAACTCTTTCAAATATTATTGCAAATGAACTAGGTGTAGGGTTCAAAATAACTTCTGGACCTGTGCTTGATAAACCAGGCGATTTAGCCGGTGTACTAACAAGTCTTGAACCAAATGATGTCCTTTTCATCGATGAAATTCATCGTTTATCTCCTGTTGTGGAAGAATATCTTTATTCTGCAATGGAAGACTATCGTATTGATATAATGATTGATAAAGGTCCTTCTGCAAGAAGTATTCAGATAGATTTAAGCCCTTTTACTCTGGTTGGAGCAACTACTCGTAGTGGACTTCTGACTGCCCCGTTAAGGGCGCGTTTTGGAATAAATCTTCATTTAGAGTATTATGATGACGATATATTAAGTGGAATTATCAAACGTTCTGCTAAGATACTAGATGTTCCTTGTTCTTCTGATGCGGCCGGAGAAATAGCTTCCCGGAGTCGTGGAACTCCGCGAATTGCTAATGCTTTACTTCGCAGAGTAAGAGATTTTGCACAGGTTAAAGGATCGGGAGTTATAGATACCGAGATTGCAAATTACGCTCTTGAGGCTCTCAATATTGATAAATATGGGCTTGATGAGGTCGATAATAAAATTCTGTGTACCATTATTGATAAATTTAAAGGGGGACCCGTAGGAATCACTACAATCGCCACAGCATTAGGCGAAGATCCAGGAACAATCGAGGAAGTTTATGAGCCTTTTTTAATAAAAGAAGGTTTTTTAAAGAGAACTCCTCGTGGTAGAGAAGTTACAGAATTAGCTTACAAGCATTTGGGAAGAAGTCTTTATAGTAGTCAAAAGACTCTTTTTGATTAA
- a CDS encoding S46 family peptidase — protein MKKRLLTLVLFFISLVSLADEGMWMLNHIDKKTAQLMQQLGLEMPSSQLFNERMPSLKDAIISFGGYCSGVVVSEDGLVFTNHHCGFDAIQNHSSVIHDYLKDGFVADKREDELPNPDLFVSFLVKQEDVTSRILKDIHPGMDETKRSYIVDSLSSVIENEVSEKDSLLRGVVSSYYGGNEFYLSVYKDYKDVRLVFAPPSSVGKFGGDTDNWVWPRHTGDFSVFRIYADKNNQPAFYSPQNRPFHPSYIAPISLKGYQNGTYCMTLGYPGSTDRYLSSFGIEEQMRTQNQSMIDVRGIKQAIWKKAMESNDSIRIMYASKYAASSNYWKYSIGMNKAIQELNIINKRKSLEDSITRFITNKKEKKQLYGNLIDSLKINYESRKKLIHASSYFGECFSNASELLSLSTQAISTDFFSDSIAGKKIYENMVKEYSNIDFSIDKEVLVEMLKEYREKVDTTYLPDTYKVINEKYKGDCQAYADYLFSHSEMTTPRGLERIYSRDSTFNMFEDPILSLAVDIVTKFVDFYQIGSDANNKISRDERFYNEIVRQMSEDKSFYPDANSTMRLSFGIVAPYSANSSSSIDYSTTTKGVFEKVEHYKGDSDFWVQPALLDLLSKKDFGKYADKKGEMNVCFITNNDITGGNSGSAMFNGKGELIGLAFDGNWEGMSSNLEYESSLQRCIGVDIRYVLFIIEKYGKAPHLIKELKLAQ, from the coding sequence ATGAAAAAGAGACTTTTAACCTTAGTTCTGTTTTTTATTTCGCTCGTTTCTTTGGCAGACGAGGGGATGTGGATGTTGAATCATATAGACAAGAAAACGGCTCAGCTCATGCAGCAATTGGGGCTTGAGATGCCTTCCAGTCAATTATTCAATGAGCGTATGCCTTCTTTAAAGGATGCAATTATTAGTTTTGGAGGATATTGTTCCGGAGTAGTTGTTTCTGAGGATGGATTGGTTTTTACAAATCATCATTGTGGCTTTGATGCAATACAAAATCATAGTTCAGTAATTCATGATTATTTAAAAGATGGTTTTGTTGCTGATAAAAGAGAAGACGAACTTCCTAATCCCGATTTATTTGTGAGTTTCCTTGTGAAGCAAGAAGATGTCACTTCAAGGATACTGAAAGATATTCATCCTGGAATGGATGAAACAAAGCGCTCATATATTGTAGATTCTCTTTCTTCAGTAATTGAGAATGAAGTTTCTGAAAAGGATTCATTGCTAAGAGGCGTGGTAAGCTCTTACTATGGTGGCAATGAATTTTATCTTTCTGTTTATAAAGACTATAAAGATGTCAGACTGGTTTTCGCACCTCCTTCTTCCGTTGGTAAATTTGGTGGTGATACAGATAATTGGGTATGGCCAAGACACACCGGAGATTTTTCTGTTTTCCGCATTTATGCTGATAAAAATAACCAGCCAGCTTTTTATTCTCCTCAAAATAGACCATTTCATCCATCTTATATTGCGCCTATTTCCCTTAAAGGATATCAGAATGGCACCTATTGCATGACCTTAGGTTATCCTGGTTCAACAGATCGTTATCTATCTTCTTTTGGTATTGAAGAACAGATGAGAACCCAGAATCAGTCAATGATTGATGTTCGAGGCATAAAGCAAGCTATTTGGAAAAAGGCGATGGAATCGAATGATTCTATTCGTATAATGTATGCTTCCAAATATGCTGCAAGCTCTAATTACTGGAAATACAGTATTGGGATGAATAAGGCCATCCAAGAGCTTAATATAATAAATAAGAGGAAATCATTAGAGGATAGTATAACTCGCTTTATAACGAACAAGAAAGAAAAAAAACAATTATATGGTAATCTGATTGATTCCTTGAAAATTAACTATGAAAGCAGGAAAAAACTTATTCATGCTTCCTCTTATTTTGGAGAATGCTTCAGCAATGCTTCTGAATTACTTTCTTTATCTACGCAGGCGATAAGTACTGATTTCTTTAGTGATTCAATTGCAGGAAAGAAGATATATGAAAATATGGTTAAAGAGTATTCAAATATAGACTTTTCCATCGATAAGGAGGTGCTGGTTGAAATGCTTAAGGAGTATCGCGAGAAGGTTGACACTACCTATTTGCCCGATACATATAAAGTGATAAATGAAAAATATAAAGGTGATTGTCAAGCTTATGCAGACTATCTTTTTTCTCATTCCGAAATGACTACTCCCAGAGGATTGGAGCGTATTTATAGTCGGGATAGCACATTTAATATGTTCGAGGATCCTATTCTTTCGCTGGCGGTAGATATTGTTACTAAGTTTGTTGATTTCTACCAGATCGGTTCAGATGCTAATAATAAAATATCCCGTGATGAAAGATTCTACAACGAAATTGTACGTCAGATGTCTGAAGATAAGAGTTTTTATCCTGATGCAAATTCAACAATGCGTTTAAGCTTTGGTATTGTAGCTCCATATTCTGCTAATAGCTCCTCAAGTATCGATTATTCTACAACAACAAAAGGTGTTTTTGAGAAGGTAGAGCATTATAAAGGAGATTCTGATTTCTGGGTGCAGCCGGCCTTGCTCGATTTACTTTCAAAAAAGGATTTTGGTAAATATGCCGATAAAAAGGGTGAAATGAATGTTTGCTTTATCACTAATAATGATATTACAGGAGGAAATTCCGGAAGTGCAATGTTTAACGGCAAAGGAGAGCTTATAGGTCTAGCTTTTGATGGTAACTGGGAAGGGATGAGCAGTAATCTTGAGTATGAGAGTTCCTTGCAACGATGTATTGGAGTAGATATCCGATATGTGCTGTTTATAATTGAAAAATACGGCAAGGCACCTCATCTTATTAAGGAGCTCAAACTTGCTCAATAA
- a CDS encoding adenine phosphoribosyltransferase, with product MNREKLIKSIRNVPDFPIPGIQFKDETTLFKDPDCLKELSDELYEMYKDKGITKVAGIESRGFIMGPILAARLGAGFVPIRKPGKLPAATIEESYNKEYGTDTIQVHKDAICEDDVVLLHDDLLATGGTMKAAIKLMKRFNPKDVYVNFIIELKDLNGRAIFSEEDKIEAVLEL from the coding sequence ATGAACAGAGAAAAGCTTATTAAGAGCATCAGAAATGTACCCGATTTCCCAATACCTGGGATACAGTTTAAAGACGAAACGACTTTGTTTAAAGACCCTGATTGTTTGAAAGAACTTTCAGACGAATTGTACGAGATGTACAAAGACAAAGGAATTACTAAAGTTGCCGGCATAGAATCAAGAGGTTTTATTATGGGACCTATTTTGGCGGCCAGACTTGGAGCTGGATTTGTGCCTATCCGCAAACCAGGAAAATTACCAGCTGCTACTATTGAAGAGAGTTACAATAAAGAATACGGAACTGATACTATCCAAGTGCACAAAGATGCAATTTGCGAAGATGATGTAGTTTTATTGCACGACGACCTTTTGGCTACAGGAGGAACGATGAAAGCTGCCATAAAATTAATGAAGAGATTTAATCCAAAGGATGTATACGTTAATTTCATTATTGAATTAAAAGACCTCAATGGAAGAGCTATTTTCTCTGAAGAAGATAAAATAGAAGCTGTACTTGAACTCTGA
- a CDS encoding AraC family transcriptional regulator: MQSLFKQFVTQLGLLKEKGTLETDIIDGLDPSIINLNQEVHIYKEVLYNLDSKQIYLDPSLSLIKLSSVVGTNTTYLSNSINKYFGCNFKTLINRYRIEYCKKLLGNNPMSVPIKEIAKKCGFSSVSAFYASFKKITGISPVQYRMLIIYRNETNKELDKEI, from the coding sequence ATGCAGAGTCTATTTAAGCAGTTTGTAACCCAGCTCGGTTTGTTAAAAGAAAAGGGAACTTTAGAAACCGATATTATTGATGGTCTAGATCCTTCGATAATTAATTTAAATCAAGAAGTGCATATTTATAAAGAAGTGCTTTATAATTTAGATTCCAAGCAAATCTATTTAGATCCTTCTTTATCGCTAATAAAGCTTAGTTCTGTTGTAGGGACTAATACTACCTACTTATCTAATTCGATTAATAAGTATTTTGGATGCAATTTCAAAACTCTAATAAACAGATATAGAATAGAGTATTGCAAGAAGCTGCTTGGTAATAACCCAATGTCTGTTCCTATTAAAGAGATTGCAAAGAAATGTGGATTTTCATCTGTCAGTGCATTTTATGCGTCATTTAAAAAAATTACCGGCATTTCTCCAGTACAATATAGAATGTTGATAATCTACAGAAATGAAACAAATAAAGAATTAGATAAGGAAATTTGA
- the mnmG gene encoding tRNA uridine-5-carboxymethylaminomethyl(34) synthesis enzyme MnmG: protein MDFKYDVIVIGAGHAGCEAAAAAANLGSKTCLITMDMNKIGQMSCNPAVGGIAKGQIVREIDALGGYMGLVTDKTAIQFRMLNRSKGPAMWSPRAQCDRNKFIWTWREILENIPNLNIWQDTVKEIIVENGEIIGLRTYLDVEFRAKCVVLTAGTFLNGLMHIGKTKLPGGRMAEPASYLLTESIAKHGVKFGRMKTGTPVRIDGRSVNYDLMGTQDGENDFHKFSYMDTPTKNLKQLECWTCYTNEEVHQILRNGLADSPLFNGQIQSIGPRYCPSIETKIVTFPDKEQHQLFLEPEGETTKELYLNGFSSSLPLDIQINALKKIPAFKDLVIYRPGYAIEYDYFDPTQLKHTLESKIIGNLFFAGQVNGTTGYEEAGGQGIIAGINAHQNCHNGEEFILGRDEAYIGVLIDDLVTKGVDEPYRMFTSRAEYRILLRQDDADMRLTEKSYNLGLAKSDRYALLTKKREEVKRITEFASNYSVKPAYINDALESIGTTPLRQGCKLIDLINRPQITLDIISESIPAFKEELDKVDERKEEIKEAAEILIKYKGYINRERLIADKIERLETIKIKGKFDYDSINSISTEARQKLIKIDPETIAQASRIPGISPSDINVLLVLLRK from the coding sequence ATGGATTTTAAGTACGATGTAATTGTTATCGGAGCAGGACATGCCGGTTGCGAAGCTGCAGCTGCGGCCGCAAATCTGGGATCAAAAACATGTCTTATTACGATGGACATGAATAAAATTGGTCAGATGAGCTGCAATCCTGCCGTTGGGGGTATTGCTAAAGGACAAATTGTTCGGGAAATCGATGCATTGGGTGGTTATATGGGATTAGTTACCGACAAAACGGCTATCCAATTCCGCATGCTTAACCGATCAAAAGGACCTGCAATGTGGAGCCCACGTGCACAATGTGATAGAAATAAGTTTATATGGACATGGAGAGAGATTCTCGAAAATATTCCAAATCTCAATATCTGGCAGGATACCGTAAAGGAAATTATCGTTGAAAACGGAGAAATTATAGGTTTAAGAACATATCTTGATGTTGAATTCCGTGCCAAATGCGTTGTTCTCACCGCAGGAACTTTCCTCAACGGGCTAATGCATATTGGGAAAACAAAACTTCCGGGAGGAAGAATGGCTGAACCAGCATCTTATCTTTTAACCGAATCCATCGCAAAACATGGAGTTAAGTTCGGTAGGATGAAAACAGGTACCCCTGTTCGTATTGACGGCCGGAGCGTAAATTATGATTTGATGGGAACTCAAGATGGAGAAAATGACTTCCACAAGTTTTCATATATGGATACTCCGACAAAAAATCTCAAGCAACTAGAATGCTGGACTTGTTATACAAATGAGGAAGTACACCAGATACTTAGAAATGGATTAGCAGATTCCCCCCTATTCAACGGACAAATTCAAAGCATTGGTCCACGATATTGCCCAAGTATAGAAACAAAGATTGTTACCTTCCCAGACAAGGAACAACATCAGTTATTTCTTGAACCGGAAGGAGAAACTACAAAGGAATTATATCTAAATGGATTCTCTTCATCGCTTCCTTTGGACATTCAGATCAATGCACTGAAAAAGATTCCTGCGTTCAAGGATCTGGTTATCTATCGACCGGGATATGCAATTGAATACGATTACTTCGATCCTACTCAACTAAAGCATACGTTGGAATCGAAGATTATCGGAAATCTATTCTTTGCCGGACAAGTAAACGGAACCACCGGTTATGAAGAAGCTGGCGGACAAGGTATCATTGCCGGAATAAATGCCCATCAGAATTGCCATAATGGAGAAGAATTCATTTTGGGAAGAGACGAAGCATATATTGGCGTATTAATCGACGATTTGGTAACAAAAGGAGTTGATGAGCCTTATAGAATGTTTACTTCGCGCGCTGAATACAGAATATTACTTCGCCAGGATGATGCTGATATGCGATTGACTGAGAAATCATATAATCTGGGATTGGCCAAAAGCGATCGTTACGCTCTTTTAACAAAGAAAAGAGAAGAAGTGAAACGTATTACAGAGTTTGCAAGCAATTATTCTGTAAAGCCAGCTTATATTAATGATGCTCTTGAAAGTATTGGCACAACACCATTGAGACAAGGATGCAAGCTAATAGATTTAATCAATCGTCCTCAGATTACTCTTGATATTATTTCAGAATCTATTCCTGCATTCAAAGAAGAGCTTGATAAAGTTGACGAGAGAAAAGAGGAAATTAAAGAAGCTGCTGAGATTTTGATCAAGTATAAAGGATATATTAATCGTGAAAGATTAATTGCCGATAAGATTGAAAGATTGGAGACAATCAAGATAAAAGGGAAATTCGATTATGATTCTATAAATTCTATTTCTACTGAAGCTAGACAAAAGCTTATCAAAATAGATCCCGAAACGATTGCTCAAGCAAGCAGAATTCCAGGAATTTCTCCAAGCGATATCAACGTGCTATTGGTGCTTTTAAGGAAGTAA
- a CDS encoding nucleoside recognition domain-containing protein, translating into MVLNYIWIAFFVIAFVVALIRLIFMGDTQVFSEIMNSTFSSSKTAFEISLGLTGILSLWLGIMKIGENGGLISAFSRWLSPVLCKLFPEIPKGHPVMGAIFMNISANMLGLDNAATPLGLKAMKELQELNKDKKVASNPMIMFLVINTSGLTLIPISIMVYRAQLGAAQPTDIFVPIMISTFCAAIAGIIATSLFQRINLFNKAIFFFVGIISALIGGVICLFSILSKEEIGTYSTLFANVFLFSIILCFIASGIRKKINVYETFVEGAKEGFSTAVRIIPYLVAILVGVAVFRASGTMDLITKGIEYIVKLSGLDSSFVGGLPTALMKPLSGSGARGLMVDAMKTYGADSFVGRLSCIFQGSTDTTFYVLAVYFGSVGIRKTRHAVACGLIADLAGVITAISVCYLFFY; encoded by the coding sequence ATGGTATTGAATTACATTTGGATTGCTTTCTTTGTCATTGCCTTTGTTGTTGCTTTGATAAGGTTAATTTTTATGGGAGACACTCAGGTGTTTAGTGAAATAATGAACTCCACTTTTAGTTCATCAAAAACCGCTTTCGAGATATCTTTAGGCTTAACTGGGATACTCTCACTCTGGTTAGGCATAATGAAGATTGGTGAAAATGGGGGATTAATTTCAGCATTTTCACGTTGGCTTAGCCCTGTACTTTGCAAGCTATTTCCAGAGATCCCCAAAGGACATCCGGTTATGGGGGCTATTTTTATGAATATTTCGGCTAATATGCTGGGACTTGACAATGCAGCAACTCCTCTTGGACTAAAAGCAATGAAAGAGCTGCAAGAATTAAACAAAGACAAGAAAGTTGCAAGCAATCCAATGATCATGTTCCTTGTTATCAACACTTCAGGACTGACATTGATTCCCATAAGCATAATGGTCTACAGAGCCCAATTAGGTGCCGCACAGCCAACAGATATTTTTGTCCCAATAATGATTTCTACATTTTGTGCTGCTATTGCCGGTATCATAGCAACTAGTCTTTTTCAAAGGATTAATTTATTCAATAAAGCAATATTCTTTTTCGTTGGCATAATCAGCGCACTCATTGGAGGAGTAATATGCCTGTTCAGCATACTATCAAAAGAAGAAATTGGAACCTATTCTACTTTATTCGCCAATGTATTCCTATTCTCTATAATTTTATGTTTTATCGCGTCAGGAATAAGAAAAAAAATAAATGTCTATGAAACATTTGTCGAAGGGGCAAAGGAAGGATTCTCCACAGCAGTAAGGATCATCCCGTATTTAGTCGCAATATTAGTTGGCGTAGCTGTATTCAGGGCTTCAGGAACAATGGATTTAATCACAAAAGGAATTGAGTATATCGTTAAACTTAGCGGATTAGATTCTAGCTTTGTTGGCGGACTACCCACAGCTTTAATGAAGCCTTTAAGCGGAAGTGGCGCCAGAGGATTAATGGTGGATGCAATGAAAACTTACGGTGCTGATTCATTCGTAGGTCGACTATCTTGTATATTCCAGGGTTCAACAGATACCACATTCTACGTTCTGGCAGTCTATTTCGGCAGCGTGGGAATCAGAAAAACCCGCCATGCAGTTGCATGTGGCTTAATTGCCGATTTGGCAGGTGTAATTACAGCGATTTCAGTTTGTTATTTATTCTTTTATTAA